GCGGACTTTCCCCGCCGGACTGAAAAGTCGCGTCGAAACCAGGCCGAAGGGAGAACGAGGCACGGCACAGATGCGGCCGTTGCGGAGGAGGAATCTGTTCTTGGCGAGAGGGTTCGCCTCGAGCATTTGCCCGGAAAGCCCCAGTTCCTTGATCAACTCCGCCACCGGTCGAGAATTGAGTTGGATCGTGTTGGGCCCGCATTCGTGCATCCAGCCGCTTTCGCAAAACGTTCCAATGGCGCCCCCAACCCGGCCCGCGGCCTCAAACACCCGCACGCGCACACCGGCGCGATGCAATCGGTAGGCTGCTGTTAGTCCCGTTATGCCTCCGCCGACCACCGCCACGCCAAGGCGCAGCGCAGCCGCAGTAAGAGCAGGAGAGGGATCCGGACGAAACATTGGGACCTTACTTCCAGGAGACGACATGCTGCACGAGTCGCTCGACGCATTCAATCCTGGCCTGCGGGGTAATTCCGTGGCCAAGATTGAAGATGTGTCCGCGATGCGGACGCATTGATTCAAGGATTCGGGACGCCTCACGCTCAACGATCTCTGGCGTTGTCTGCATGAGCACGGGATCGAGGTTCCCCTGCACGGCGACGTTGCCTGGGAGGTTCCTCCGCGTGATCGCCAGTTCCTGCGTCCAATCGACGCTTATGACGCGCACACCCGAGAAGGCCTGGTCGGTCAACTGGGGAGCTGTACCCTTCGCGTAGAGAATCACAGGGAAGTCCGCAGGCAGGGCTGCGACAATTTCCCGAATCCAACGCAGTGACGCGTCCACATAATCTTGCCCGGCAATGATGCCTCCCCAGGAGTCGAAAATCTGAATCGCGTCCGCACCTGCCTCGATCTGCATTTTGAAGTAGGCGACCAAGGCGGCGGTCAATCGCTCCATCAACGCCGTGAACGCGGTGCGGTCGGTGTAGAAAAGGGTCTTGACGCGATCAAAGTCGTCGGAGCTGCCGCCCTCGACCATGTACGTGGCAAGGGTCCAAGGCGACCCGCCGAAGCCGAGCAAGGCCTTCGTTTCGCCCAGTTCTTTGCGGATCGATTTGAGGGCCGCCCCCACGTAGCTGAGGCGTTCGGGAACCGCTTCAGGTGGGGCCAAACGCGAAATATCAGCGGCTCCGCTGAGTTTGAATTCCATTTCAATGCCGCCGCTGTCGCGGAAATGGTAGGGCTGACCAAGTGCCTCTGGTATGACGAGGATGTCCGAGAAAAGGATGGCGGCATCGAGCGGGAAGCGCCTGAGCGGTTGCAAAGTGACTTCCGTGGCGAGGTCCGGAGTCTTTACCATTTCCAGGAAACTCGACTTGGCCTTGAGCGCTCGATACTCGGGAAGGTAGCGCCCGGCCTGGCGCATGATCCAGATGGGAGGCCGGTCCAATGGCTCGCACGCGCATGCGGCGAGGAATCGCTCACGGGAAGTCATCCGGAAACTTCAACAAAAACGACGGGCGATTGCAGCAAAAAGATTTATCGAGGCGGGCCGTCCGCGGAAATTACCTCGTCGGTGGGTAATGCCCCCAAATTTCTTCCATTAGCACCAGTCGCGCGGTCGGAGAAACTCCGTGTGCAGACGGTGCTCTTCGCTGCCAGGTTCCGCCGCACGGCCATAGTCCCACCGAACGAGCGGAGGGAGACTCATTAGAATCGACTCGGTCCGGCCTCCGCTTTGGAGTCCAAACAAAGTTCCTCGGTCCCAAACAAGATTGAACTCCACGTATCGCCCGCGCCGATACAACTGCCAGTCGCGTTCACGGTCGCCATAGGGCTCGTGCTTGCGCCGCGCCACAATCGGGCGGTACGCCGCCAGAAACGAGTCTCCTACCGCGCGCATCAGGTCGAACGAGCCTGCGGCCCCCAGCTCGCTGAAATCGTCGTAGAAAATGCCGCCGATCCCGCGCGGCTCACCGCGGTGCTTCAGGTAGAAGTACTCGTCGCAAGCCCGCTTGAAGCGCGGATAGAGCTCACCTGGAAATGGAGCCAGGGCGTCGCGCGCGGTCTGGTGCCAATGGCGGCAGTCCTCCTCGACCCCGTAGTAGGGAGTGAGATCGTACCCGCCCCCAAACCACCAGACTGGGTGGGCGGTGTCCCTGCCTGCGATGAAGAACCGCACGTTGGCGTGGCTGGTGGGCACGCGGGGGTTCCTGGGATGTATGACGAGAGACACGCCCATCGCCTCCCAGGCGAGGCCGGCGAGTTCGGGACGATGTGCGGTCGCAGAAGTCGGAAGCCGGGCTCCCTGCACCCGGGAAAAACCGACGCCTGCCTTCTCGAACACTGCGCCCTCCGCGAGGATGCGTGTGAGTCCGCCACCGCCTTCCGGGCGCTTCCATTCATCTGAAGCAAACGTGCCGCCTCCGTCTTCCTCAGCGAGCTCGACACAGATCCTCGCCTGCAGCGCGCGCAGGTGGTCTTCGATGGCCTCTGGGTTGGGAGCGGACATGGGCGGGTGTTAGTCCTGGACGTGACGGACGTCGCGTTCATTTCGCCCAAACCCAGAAAGGCGCGCAAGGATTCCGTGCTTGGGACTGACAAAGGCCGAGGCAACGAAAAGGGTGCCGTGGCAGAGCACGATGGTGGCTCCTGAAGCGAGTTCCAGGTGATAGCTCAGAAGCATCCCGAGGACGGCACCGGCTACGGCGAGCGAGATGGACGTCGCGAATAGCGGCACGAGGCGGTCGCACCACAGGTAGGCGGTGACGGCGGGTAGAAGGAACAGACCCAGCGCGAGCACCACGCCCATGGCCTGGAGTGCAGCGACCAGGTTGATCACCACGAGGAGGAGCAGGCTGAGATGCGTGAGACCTCCCGCGCCACCTGAAGCCCGGTGAAAAACCGGATCGAACGACTCGAGTTGGATGCTTCGGCGGAAGAGCGCAAAAGCACCCACCGTGGCAGCACAGCTGGCTGCGGAAATGGCAAGATCCGTGGGGCTGACACCCAGAATGTTGCCAAAGAGAAAGTGGAGGAGATCGATTTTGGTCCCGAGTGAGCTCGCCAGCACAATTCCGAGAGCGAAGAGGATCAGGTAGAGTGCGCCGAAAGCCGCATCCTCCTTGATCCGGGTCAGGCGGCTGAGGAACGCACTGCCGGCTGCTGTGAGGAGACCGGCCACAAGCGCCCCTGCAAAGAGGGCGGCGGCGTTGGTGCCGAACAGGAGGAATGCGAGCGCGATACCGGGAAGAAGCGAATGGCTGAGCGCATCACCCATGAGAGAGAGGCGGCGCAAAATCAGAATCGGACCGAGCAGCCCTCCGCTCACGCCAATGAGGGCGGCTGATGCGAGTCCCCGCTGCATGAACTCGAAGCGGAGCGGTCCAAGGAACAACTCGTCGAGGCTCATCCGGGGAAGCGTGCCGTGGTCACGCGCGAGAGCGGATTTGTGGTATGTGCGCAGTTGCCTGAAAACGCCTCGTTGATGCGCTCCTCCGAAAGTACTTCGCGAACCGGACCGCAGCCAACAAGGCGCGTCCTGAGCAAGATGCCGTGCGTGAAGTGGGCCCGGGCGAGGTCAAGATCATGAAGCACGCACAGGACGGTGCGCCCCTGCGCCTCCCACGCCCGGAGCGTATGCGCCAGTTCCTGGGTGGCGTGTACATCCAGTCCGGCGAAAGGTTCATCGAGCAGGAAGACGTCAGCGCCTTGGGCGACTGCCCGGGCGAGGAACACGCGTTGCTGCTGGCCTCCTGAAAGCTGACTGATCGGTCGGGAGGCAAGGTCCGCGATGTCCAATTCCTCCAGAGCGCGGGATACCGCTTCGCGGTCGCGCTCAGAAAAGCGTTCCCAGAACCTAAGGGAGGGAAAGCGACCTTGCGCGACCACTTCTTGCACAGTGATCGGAAACTCCCAGTCCACCGATTGACGCTGCGGCAGGTAGGCGAGGCGTGGCAGCTGATGATGCGTGTGTTTGTCGCCGATCCGAATCTCGCCGGTGGCAAGCCGGTGCCAGCCAAGGATAGCCCGAAGGAGGGTGGACTTGCCGGCGCCGTTTGGGCCCATGATGGCGGTGGAACTGCCACAGGGTACCTGGGCGGAAACGTGGTCAAGCGCCACGAGCGACCCATGCCGGATCGTCACGTCGTGGAAGCGCAGGATGTTGTGGGGTGCCGCGGACAATGCGTGATTATTTGAGCGAACGCTCAAGCGTGTCGAGGTTTGCGCGAAAGAGCCCGAGAAATGTCCCGGCGGGCCCGTCTTTCGGTCCAAGGGAATCCGTGTGAAGTTCGGTGACGACTTTCACCCCTGCCTCTGCGGCAAGAAGGCGGGGGATCTTCGGGTTTGAGGTGGATTCGATGAAGACGGCCCGCACGCCCAGGTCCCGTACCTGGGAAACGAACCTGGTCATCTGGCGGGCGCTCGGCTCCCGATCCGGCCGCAACCCCGCGATCGCGATGATCTCGATGCCATAGGCGCGGCCAAAGTAGGCCAGGGAGTCGTGCGACGTGACGAAGCGGCGGGAGGCCGGTGGGAGTGCAGCCATGCGCGCCCTGGCCTCTGTATCAAGTTCTCGGATACGAGCCTTGTAGGCGGAGGCGCGAGCCGCGTACTCCGCCGCCCGGGTGGGATTGGCCGCCGCCAGGCCTTTTTCGATGTTCCCGACGTACACAAGCACGTTGGCGAGATCGTGCCAGGCGTGCGGGTCCACCTCCGCGTGGGCGTGGTCATGGTCGGCATGATCGTGGTCGGCCGAGCAGGAGTTGCCTTTGAGGGGATCGATCCCGTCTGAGGCAGTCACGCGCAGACGATTCCCCTTCGCCTCGGAGGTGGCCCGTTCCAGCCAGGGCTCGAGGCCCAAGCCATTCAAGATGAGGACATCCGCCTCCTCCACGCGTTGCATCTGCTTGGGGGTGGGTTGAAACGCGTGCGGGTCCACGCCAAGCGGCAGAAGGCCGGTGACCTGGTCCTCGGGAAGGGCAACTTCGCGTGCCATGTCTTCCAGCAGGGTGTTCGAGGCGATAATCTGGATTGCTTCGGAGGTCAGCGAGCAAGCGAGGAAGCCCAGGCAGGCATAAACAAGGCGCATGGATTCAGTGTAGCAACCTTGTCCAGTGGTGTCACTTCTTCGACGTTGGGAACTTGATCAGGGGTTCTTCCGCCTTGGCTTCGTTGTGCGAACCGGCAGCGGGTGCGACGGGAGAGTCGTTGGCGGGAGCCGGTGAGGACACGGGGCTTACGGGACCGCCGAATTGGGACTCTGCCGGGATGGCTGCCAGGCCTCGCTCGATGAGCTCAATGCTCTTGCGATCACGGCTGCGCCCCATGTCGATCGTACCGCCCGGACCGAAACAACCCATGATCACCACGATTACGCGCTTTCCATTTCGTTGCGCGGTGGAGGCAAGACAGTAGCCCGCCGCCTTGGTGTAACCGGTCTTGAGCCCATCGACCCCCACGACGCGGCCGATGAGGTTGTTGTGGTTCTGCATCTGCATCGGCTCCAGGCGCTGGCCCGTTCCAAACACCCGCTTCTTCACCGACGTATACTTGAGGACGTCGGTATTCGCGAGGAGTTCACGACAAAGGAGGGCAAAATCCGCGGGAGTCGTGAGGTCTCCTTCTTCGACCCGACGGCTTGCAGGCGGCAGACCGTGCGGGCTGACGAACCGCGTGTTGCTCATGCCGAGTTCACGCGCCTTGGCATTCATCAGGTCGACGAATGCGTCCCGGCTTCCGCCGACAAGCCTCGCGAGTGCGCTTGAAGCGTCGTTGGCCGACTGGATCATCATCGCGTAGAGGAGCTCGTCGACCGGATATTGCTCGCGGGGATCCAGGTACACCTGCGTGCCGCCCATCTTCGCGTCTTCGCCAGTAATGGGCACGATGGTATCGAGTGCGACACGTCCGGAACGTATCGCATCGTGTACGACGAGGAACGTCATGAGCTTCGTCATACTCGCGGGAGGCGTGACGACATTTGCGTTCTCGCTCAGCAAGGTCTTGCCTGAAGCGGCGTCGACCACGATAAAACCCTTGTACACGCCGTCGTCGCCTTCTCCTTTTTTCTTTTTGGAAGCGTGCAGGGAAGGCAGCGCTAGAAATGCGGCGACGAAAACGGAAAGAGCGGCAAGGAATCTTGAGGCCATGATGCGACGAAAGGCGCAATGAGAACAAACAGGCGCACCTTGGCGAGTGCGTTCACGGAGAAGATTGGCACTAAGTCCGTGTGGTGCCGCGAACCTGTTCAAGCGGGAGATCGTGCAGCTTGAGGTCCGGGTTCTTCTCTTTGAAGTAGGCCATCGACCAATCGTTCGGGAAAAGGACCACGGGTTGGTCGAACTTGTCGGTGCCGAAACTCACTCCGCTGGCGGTGATAAGGCTCGACGGGTTGCTCAGGGAGGGGTGGGGCTCAAGCCACTTGAGCAACGTCCACGGTGCCGGCTCAAGGCGGCTTTCGGCGTTGTATTCGGACTTGAGTCTCCACTGCACCACTTCGAACTGAAGGGGACCCACGGCTGCCAGAACGGTGGATCCCGGCGGCGCGTGGCGGACTTGGAAGGACTGAACGACGCCCTCCTGGAGCAGTTGGTCGAGACCGGCGCGGTACTTCTTTGCGTCTGAAGGATTGGGATTGGAAATGTAGCTGAAGACCTCGGGCGGGAAGCGGGGGATCTCATCGAAGTCTATCGACCGATCCTCCGTCAGGGTATCGCCAATACCGAATGCATCATGGCCGACAAGGCCGATTACGTCGCCGGGCCAGGCTTCATCCACCGTCTCGCGTTCCTGGCCGAATAATTTGTGGGAGGAGGAGAGCCGGACATTCTTGCCGGTCTTTTGGTGCAGCACGGACATGTCACGTGCGAAATGCCCCGAGCACACGCGCAGGAAGGCGATGCGGTCGCGATGTTTGGGATCCATGTTTGCCTGGATCTTAAACACGAAACCCGAGAATTTCTCGTGCTCGACTGGCACCGATGGAGCCGCGCCGTTGGCGTCCACCTTTGAGTTCCGCCGCGGCTGGGGCGGAATGGAGTTCTGCAAGAATCCATCGAGAAGGAGTTGGATGCCGAAGTTGTTAACCGCGCTTCCGAAGAACACCGGCGTCTGTTTGCCTGCGTGGACGGCCTCAAGGTCGAACGCGTGGCCTGCCCCGTCGAGCATTTCCAGTTGTTCCTTCACCTCGCCGTAGGTGTAATCATCGAGCTTGGCCCTCACGGCGGTGTCGTCGAGTGACGTGACCTGGACGGGGGCCTGGTAAGCGCCGCCCGGCACCCGCTCGAACAGATGCACGTCACGGGTACGCCGGTCGTACACCCCGCGAAAGGAGGGGCCGTTTCCCAGGGGCCAGACAACTGGCGCTGCTGCGAGGCCAAGCACGTTCTCCAACTCGTCGAGAAGCGCGAGCGGGTTGAGCGTGGGCCGGTCGCACTTGTTCATGAACGTGAAAATGGGAACTCCGCGTCGGCGGCAGACTTCAAACAGCTTGCGGGTCTGCGTCTCAACGCCCTTCGCTGCATCGATCACCATCAACGCCGCATCGACAGCTGTCAGAACACGATAGGTGTCTTCCGAGAAGTCCTTGTGCCCCGGGGTGTCAAGGAGGTTCACTGCGAAGCCGCCATACTCGAATTGCAGGACGGTCGAACTCACCGAAATGCCGCGCTGCTTCTCCAGCTCCATCCAGTCGGAAGTGGTGGCCCGTTGGTTTTTCCGGTCCTTGACGGCACCTGCCAAGTGAATCGCATTTCCGTAAAGGAGAAACTTTTCCGTCAGGGTGGTCTTGCCCGCGTCGGGGTGCGAAATGATGGCGAACGTACGGCGGCGTTGAATCTCTTGGGCGGGCGACATGTAAAACCCAAGAGGTTGGCTGGTAGGTAAACGCGGCGCAAGAGAACTGCTAATCGCAAATATTTTGCACCATAAGTGCGTGTGTAATGAAGGTTTACACATTCCTTACTCCGGGCCTCCCTAAAGTTTTTCCGAAAAATTCCGTAGCCAAATGACATGGAAATGTTACATTCGATGGCGGTTACCCACCCCCTCATGACCATCGCTTTCGCTATGTTTGTAGCTTTCTACCTCACCGGGGTTTACCTGGTGCTGAGTTCCCTTGCCCATCAGTCGGAGTATGTCGTCGAAGAAAATGGCGACTTCCGGCAGTTGACCGAATCCACGGACGTTCGGTGATTTTTGGCTTCTGCCTAAGCGGCAGCGGCGAGATGCTTCAGCGTGACCACCACGTTCCTGAAGCTTAAACCAAATGTAAAGCCACGCGCCTTACGCGGACATCCATGGGTGTTTGCCAACGAGGTCGAGGCGCTGCTTCCCCGGGAGCAGGACGGCGAGGTGGTGGAGTGCCGTGACAGGACCGGGCGGTTCATCGGTTCCGGCATCTACAACAGTCGCTCGCAAATCTGTTGGCGCAGGCTCAGCCGTGATCGCGTGACCTTGGATGAAGCGTACGTGGACGCTGCGGTCAGCGCTGCCCTCGCCCGTCGCACCGAAGGGGACGTCGGGCGTCTGATCTGGTCGGAGTCCGACGGGCTTCCCGGCGTGGTTGTCGACCGCTTCGCGGATACCCTGGTGGTGCAGATCCAGACGCTCGCGATGGAGAAGAGGCGGGAAACCCTGGCAGCGGTATTGAAAAATCGGATACAACCGGCCGAGATCGTGTTTCGGAACGACGCGAACATTCGCAAGCTCGAAGGGCTTCCCCTCGAGGTCTCGACGCTTTCGGGCAAGGCATGGGAGCCGCGCTGGGTCACCATTGGGGGGATGGAATACTGGCTCGACCTGGCCGGCGGCCAGAAGACGGGTTTTTACCTGGACCAGCGCGACCAGCACGCACGAGTCGCCGCGTACGCCGCCGGGCGGCGTGTCCTCGACGCATTCTGCAACCAGGGCGCCTTTGCGTTGCACGCTGCGAAGGCGGGGGCGAGCGAGGTCCTGGGCCTCGACAGCGCCGTCGATGCCATTGCCCAGGCGCGCGAGAATGCCAAGCGCAACCGCGTGCAGGCACGCTTTGAGGTCGCCAATGTCTTTGACTTCCTGAATGACGCTTCGCGAATCGAGCAACGTTGGGACCTCATCGTGCTCGACCCCCCGCCGTTCGCGAAATCCAAGTCGGCGATGGAGGGCGCAGTCCGCGGCTACAAGGAGATCAACCTCCGGGCGATCCAGAAGCTCACCCCGGGCGGCATTCTGGCGACCTATACCTGCTCCCACCACATCCAGGACGCGGACCTTCGGGACATAATCGCCTCGGCCGCGGCGGATGCGCGCCGACGCGTGCAGATACTGGAGTTTTGCCACCAACCGGTGGACCATCCCGTCCTCGCCACCATGCCCGAGAGCGAGTATCTGCGCGGTTACCTGCTGCGGGTGGACTGAAAAGTTGCGGAAAACCGGTTTTGTGTCCTCCTTGGACCCGATGCCCGAACTTCCGCTCGCGACGCTCAAGAAGGCCTTCGCCGAACAAAGCCTCTTTGAGGACAAGACCTGGCGCCTCTCCCCGCACGCCTGGAAAGTGAGTGCTGCACAGGTGTCGGAACTCGAGGCGATCGGAGCAGCGTGCCTGGAATTTCACCAGGCCCTGGAGATCCTCTATACGCGGTCCTCTGCCGGCAAGAATCTGCTCAGGAACAAACCCCTGGTCGCGCCCTGGGTGGCGGAGTACCTGGATCGTGGCAAGCCTGCCGAGCTCGTCGCTCATGCGCGGGACGGAAAGAATCGCGGCGCCTTCCCGACCGTGCTGAGGCCGGACCTGCTTTGGACGGACGAGGGGTTTGCGATGACCGAGCTGGACTCGGTGCCAGGCGGTATCGGGCTGACCGCCTATCTCAACCGGCTCTATGAGACGGGTAGTGGAGAAGTGGATACATCGGTTCTCGGGGCGGGTGACGCCATGGTGCGCAACTTCTATGAATCCCTGGCAAGCTTGAGGCCGGATATTCGGAATCCCCTAATCGCCCTGGTGGTGAGCGACGAGGCCGCGACCTACCGGCCCGAGATGCACTGGCTCGCCGAACAATTGCAGCGCCAGGGCAAGCGCGTTTTTTGCCTGGAGCCCGAGGATCTGTTTCCACTTGGGAGCTCGTTGTGCTTCGATATGGAGGGCAACCCGGAGAAGGTGGACATCCTGTATCGGTTTTTCGAGCTGTTCGACTACCCGCACCTCGATCTCGCGCGTTTCCTCATCGATCCGTGGAAGGCAGGGGAGCTTGTCATTGCGCCCCCCATGCGGCCCTTTCAGGAGGAGAAACTCACCCTCGCGCTCTTTCATCACCATCAGCTCGCCGACTTCTGGTCCGAGACGCTCGGCAAGGCCACGCTCGAAGTGCTGAAACGTCTCATTCCCAAGTCGTGGATTGTCGATCCGGCGCCCCTTCCGCCGGGTGCGGTGCTGGAAGGTCCGACAGTCGGAGGGCGTGCGCTGACTGACTGGCGCCAGCTTGCACAAGCTTCGCAAAAGGAACGCGAGCTGATCCTAAAAATCAGCGGTTTCCACGAGACCGCCTGGGGTGCCCGTTCAGTTGTGCTCGGCAACGACTGCTCGCGCGAGGAGTGGCAGCAGGCCATCGACATCGCGGTCAAGGACGCGCCCACGCACCTGCATGTCCTGCAACGGTTCCGGAAACCCTCCCGTCTCAAGCATCCCCTCTACGGACATGATGGCTTGGCTTCAGACCAGGATGGTCGCCTCCGCCTCTGCCCGTACTATTTCGTCGTAGGAGGGAAGGCGCGACTAAGCGGCGCCCTCGCGACATTTTGCCCTCCGGACAAGAAGATCATCCACGGCATGGTCGACGCGGCGCTTTTGCCGTGCGCGGTGAGGGAGTAGTGAAAGCGCGCTGCCAATCGATAATTATGGAATAGGAGGCAGCCTGGGGGCTGCCCGAGGGCGCGGGGCGCCCGGAGTGGCTCGGAGTGGCTAGTGAACTTCCTAATGGGACTTGTGGCAGAATTTTGTAACCCAAGTTGCTGTTTAGCGTCTTTATTCCCATGAGGGCTCAAAAGTGGGAGGAGATGGAGGAGCTTCAGTTGGCGCACAGGTTCACGCTGAACGTGCACAGACTCGCTAGGCGCTTCCCCGTTGAGGCAAAAGCAGGGCTCTTCAGCCAGTTGATACGTGCTGCCATTTCGGTTTCGGCCAATATCGCTGAAGGGAAGGGACGGCGGACATCTGCAGACTTCCGACATTTCCTGGTGATAGCGTGCGGTTCGCTGGCTGAATCGCGCTATCTGCTCATGTTAGCTCGAGATTTGGACTACCTCGACTCAACTCCGCATGAAGAGGCCGACAGCCTGTCCCTTGAGCTTGAACACCGTCTAAATAAACTCATCGGGAAGATGAACTCCTCACTTCGCTAGCGTAACGAGCGGTATCCAGCAAAGTACCGCTCGATTTGGATGTACTAGATTTCAGAAGGTCGCGCCAGCGCCAAAGGCGCAGCGTCTGCCGCTCAGCGGAGCAGCCAAAAGAACGCAATGCAGCCGGCACGAATGTTCCGGCGCGAAGCGCCTCCGGCGGCGAGGCCGCCAACCTTATTCGCCGTCTAACCTCTACCGAGTACTCCTTACTCAATTATCCCGCTTCTCGGCGCGCTCGGCCTTGCGGCGGTCGCTTTCGCGGAGGAGGCGTTTGCGGAGGCGGAGATTCTTCGGTGTAACCTCGAGGAATTCGTCGGCTGCGATGTACTCGATGGAGCGCTCGAGGGACATCTTCGTGGCAGGCGTGAGGCCTTCGGCCACGCCTTCGCCCTGGGAGCGGAAGTTGGTGAGCTTCTTTTCGCGGACGGCGTTGCAGGCAATGTCTTCGTTACGGGGATTCTCACCAATGATCATGCCCTCATACACAGATTCACCCGGGCCGACAAAGAGACGTCCGCGTTCCTGCACCATGAGGAGCGCATAGGTCGTCGTGACGCCAGCCTCGGTCGCGATCAACGTGCCCGTCAGGCGGGTGAGGACTTCACCCGCGAAGGGGCCGTACTCCTTGAAGAGGTGGGAGAGGACGCCGCGTCCGCTGGTCGCGTTGACGACGTCGATTTCCATGCCGATGAGTCCCCGCGTGGTGATTGTCGCCTCGATCATCGTCGAGTGGGGCAGCTTCTCCATGTTGGTGAGC
This portion of the Opitutaceae bacterium genome encodes:
- the hemE gene encoding uroporphyrinogen decarboxylase, whose translation is MTSRERFLAACACEPLDRPPIWIMRQAGRYLPEYRALKAKSSFLEMVKTPDLATEVTLQPLRRFPLDAAILFSDILVIPEALGQPYHFRDSGGIEMEFKLSGAADISRLAPPEAVPERLSYVGAALKSIRKELGETKALLGFGGSPWTLATYMVEGGSSDDFDRVKTLFYTDRTAFTALMERLTAALVAYFKMQIEAGADAIQIFDSWGGIIAGQDYVDASLRWIREIVAALPADFPVILYAKGTAPQLTDQAFSGVRVISVDWTQELAITRRNLPGNVAVQGNLDPVLMQTTPEIVEREASRILESMRPHRGHIFNLGHGITPQARIECVERLVQHVVSWK
- the hemF gene encoding oxygen-dependent coproporphyrinogen oxidase, with the protein product MSAPNPEAIEDHLRALQARICVELAEEDGGGTFASDEWKRPEGGGGLTRILAEGAVFEKAGVGFSRVQGARLPTSATAHRPELAGLAWEAMGVSLVIHPRNPRVPTSHANVRFFIAGRDTAHPVWWFGGGYDLTPYYGVEEDCRHWHQTARDALAPFPGELYPRFKRACDEYFYLKHRGEPRGIGGIFYDDFSELGAAGSFDLMRAVGDSFLAAYRPIVARRKHEPYGDRERDWQLYRRGRYVEFNLVWDRGTLFGLQSGGRTESILMSLPPLVRWDYGRAAEPGSEEHRLHTEFLRPRDWC
- a CDS encoding metal ABC transporter permease, whose amino-acid sequence is MSLDELFLGPLRFEFMQRGLASAALIGVSGGLLGPILILRRLSLMGDALSHSLLPGIALAFLLFGTNAAALFAGALVAGLLTAAGSAFLSRLTRIKEDAAFGALYLILFALGIVLASSLGTKIDLLHFLFGNILGVSPTDLAISAASCAATVGAFALFRRSIQLESFDPVFHRASGGAGGLTHLSLLLLVVINLVAALQAMGVVLALGLFLLPAVTAYLWCDRLVPLFATSISLAVAGAVLGMLLSYHLELASGATIVLCHGTLFVASAFVSPKHGILARLSGFGRNERDVRHVQD
- a CDS encoding metal ABC transporter ATP-binding protein, coding for MSAAPHNILRFHDVTIRHGSLVALDHVSAQVPCGSSTAIMGPNGAGKSTLLRAILGWHRLATGEIRIGDKHTHHQLPRLAYLPQRQSVDWEFPITVQEVVAQGRFPSLRFWERFSERDREAVSRALEELDIADLASRPISQLSGGQQQRVFLARAVAQGADVFLLDEPFAGLDVHATQELAHTLRAWEAQGRTVLCVLHDLDLARAHFTHGILLRTRLVGCGPVREVLSEERINEAFSGNCAHTTNPLSRVTTARFPG
- a CDS encoding zinc ABC transporter substrate-binding protein: MRLVYACLGFLACSLTSEAIQIIASNTLLEDMAREVALPEDQVTGLLPLGVDPHAFQPTPKQMQRVEEADVLILNGLGLEPWLERATSEAKGNRLRVTASDGIDPLKGNSCSADHDHADHDHAHAEVDPHAWHDLANVLVYVGNIEKGLAAANPTRAAEYAARASAYKARIRELDTEARARMAALPPASRRFVTSHDSLAYFGRAYGIEIIAIAGLRPDREPSARQMTRFVSQVRDLGVRAVFIESTSNPKIPRLLAAEAGVKVVTELHTDSLGPKDGPAGTFLGLFRANLDTLERSLK
- a CDS encoding D-alanyl-D-alanine carboxypeptidase family protein, coding for MASRFLAALSVFVAAFLALPSLHASKKKKGEGDDGVYKGFIVVDAASGKTLLSENANVVTPPASMTKLMTFLVVHDAIRSGRVALDTIVPITGEDAKMGGTQVYLDPREQYPVDELLYAMMIQSANDASSALARLVGGSRDAFVDLMNAKARELGMSNTRFVSPHGLPPASRRVEEGDLTTPADFALLCRELLANTDVLKYTSVKKRVFGTGQRLEPMQMQNHNNLIGRVVGVDGLKTGYTKAAGYCLASTAQRNGKRVIVVIMGCFGPGGTIDMGRSRDRKSIELIERGLAAIPAESQFGGPVSPVSSPAPANDSPVAPAAGSHNEAKAEEPLIKFPTSKK
- a CDS encoding peptide chain release factor 3, with amino-acid sequence MSPAQEIQRRRTFAIISHPDAGKTTLTEKFLLYGNAIHLAGAVKDRKNQRATTSDWMELEKQRGISVSSTVLQFEYGGFAVNLLDTPGHKDFSEDTYRVLTAVDAALMVIDAAKGVETQTRKLFEVCRRRGVPIFTFMNKCDRPTLNPLALLDELENVLGLAAAPVVWPLGNGPSFRGVYDRRTRDVHLFERVPGGAYQAPVQVTSLDDTAVRAKLDDYTYGEVKEQLEMLDGAGHAFDLEAVHAGKQTPVFFGSAVNNFGIQLLLDGFLQNSIPPQPRRNSKVDANGAAPSVPVEHEKFSGFVFKIQANMDPKHRDRIAFLRVCSGHFARDMSVLHQKTGKNVRLSSSHKLFGQERETVDEAWPGDVIGLVGHDAFGIGDTLTEDRSIDFDEIPRFPPEVFSYISNPNPSDAKKYRAGLDQLLQEGVVQSFQVRHAPPGSTVLAAVGPLQFEVVQWRLKSEYNAESRLEPAPWTLLKWLEPHPSLSNPSSLITASGVSFGTDKFDQPVVLFPNDWSMAYFKEKNPDLKLHDLPLEQVRGTTRT
- a CDS encoding class I SAM-dependent rRNA methyltransferase; protein product: MTTTFLKLKPNVKPRALRGHPWVFANEVEALLPREQDGEVVECRDRTGRFIGSGIYNSRSQICWRRLSRDRVTLDEAYVDAAVSAALARRTEGDVGRLIWSESDGLPGVVVDRFADTLVVQIQTLAMEKRRETLAAVLKNRIQPAEIVFRNDANIRKLEGLPLEVSTLSGKAWEPRWVTIGGMEYWLDLAGGQKTGFYLDQRDQHARVAAYAAGRRVLDAFCNQGAFALHAAKAGASEVLGLDSAVDAIAQARENAKRNRVQARFEVANVFDFLNDASRIEQRWDLIVLDPPPFAKSKSAMEGAVRGYKEINLRAIQKLTPGGILATYTCSHHIQDADLRDIIASAAADARRRVQILEFCHQPVDHPVLATMPESEYLRGYLLRVD
- a CDS encoding four helix bundle protein, translated to MRAQKWEEMEELQLAHRFTLNVHRLARRFPVEAKAGLFSQLIRAAISVSANIAEGKGRRTSADFRHFLVIACGSLAESRYLLMLARDLDYLDSTPHEEADSLSLELEHRLNKLIGKMNSSLR